The sequence below is a genomic window from Pleurocapsa sp. PCC 7327.
GTGGCAAGATTCAGCGTCGCGCTTGCCGCCAGAACTTCTTGAATGGAACGATTAACATCGTTGCCGCTTGGAGCGAAAATCCCGAACTCGTGGCAAAATTTAGTCCTGCGGATGAGGAAATTGAAGAGTAAAAATTGTAGTTTTATCGGAAGGCGATCGCGCTTCTTTTGAGCTAACCAACAGAAGATATGGCTAAAATAGCGACAAATTCTGGTGAACTCTCGACCTTCAGCAATGACAAAAAAGCATTGTTTTGAAATCATTTCTTGGATGAATGGAGCGAAAATCTGATGCACGAACTCAAGCAATACTGGGTTGCCCAAACGCTCGAAAAAGATTTAGGCGATCCTCTCGCCCCAGACAGCATTATGTCTTTTAGGCGGGTCATAGAAATCGATGAAAGCGAGGAATTCCCGCACCAAGAAATCGATTGGCTATACAAATGGAAATTACAACATTACTACGTCCCTGCCAATTGTAGCGGAAAATTTACCTCTTTTGAGGAATTTGTCGCCTTTGTCAGAGTTCTGTCGCGTCGAGATCAGACCATCGGCATTGCCTTTACTACCCTCTTCTGGTCGTTTCTGACTTGGATGGCAGGAAGCGAGGAACAGAAACAAAAACTTGCTCGCTACATCATGGACGAATGTGGAGCAATGTGTCTCGGCTATTCCGAGAGAGAACACGGCAGCGATTTAGTAGGCGGCGAACTGACGGCGACGAAAGTTCCCGGCGGCTATCTTCTCAACGGAGAAAAATGGCCCATCAACCGCGCTACTATTTCTGGCATTGCTTATATTTTGGCGAAAACAGAACCCGCAGGCGGTCCGAAATGCCTCACCCTTTTTATGGTGGACAAGCGCGAACTCGACCCCTCGCAGTACTACAACCTACCCAAAATCCTTACCCACGGCATTCGCGCTTCTGATATGAGCGGGATTGGGTTTAAAGATTGCTTCGTTCCCGACTCGATGCGCCTCAAGGAAGAGGGAGACGGATTGGAATTGGCGCTCAAAGGCTTCCAAATTACGCGGATGTTGTGCGCTGCTTTCTCCCACGGAGCTGCCGATACTGCTCTTAGGACAACCCTGAACTTTGCCACTAATCGAGTTCTCTACGGCAAGAAAGCGATCGATCTCCCCCAGCCTCGTAAAACCCTCGTCGATGCCTTCCTCGACATTTTAATTTGCGAGTGCGAAACTATAGGCGCAGCTAGAGGATTTCACATTATCCCGGAACAGTTTAGCGTCTGGGCATCAGTGGTGAAATACTTTGTCACTGTGCGGTTAGAGACGATGGTGAATAGCGTCTATGTCGTTCTAGGTTCTCGTTTCTACTTTCGGGAAGAACATGACTATGGCATTTTCCAAAAGGTGCTGCGGGATAACTCTATTATCAGCATGTTTGATGGTAGCACGATCGTTAACTTGCACGCGCTAATTCTTCAGTTGCGTCAGTTGAGCAAGTACCGCGCTAGAAGAAAGCCGCAAACGATGGCAGAGATTCGGTCTCGTCTGGAAACCATCTTTTCTTTGAACAAACCCGTGCCGACCTTTGAACCCCAAAAATTAGAACTGTTCGGTCGCGGTATGGACGACCCATTACAGGGACTAGAAATTGCTCTGCAACAACTGGAGGGATTGAAAGAAGATACCGATCTCGATCCAGCAGTGTTGGCTAAGCTGCTCGATCTGGGAAATCTAGTATTAGAGGAATTAAATGCCCATGACGAACAGATAGCGAACTCAAAATTTGAATTCGGTCACGAGCAATCGCCCGAATTGTTTGAAATCGCCAAGAAGTACTGCACGTTGCACGCAGCAGCAGCTTGCTTGCATATGTGGCTGTATAATCGGAAAAATTTGGGCGATTTCTTTGCTAAGGGAGAATGGCTGGTACTGAGTCTGCACAGACTTTTGCGTAGCTTGCGACCCCTGCCGTACTTTATCTGTGAACCTTATGTAGAAAACGTCGCTCAAGAACTGCTTAAGCTTTATAGAGAAGATAAACTGTTCTCAATCGTTCCTTTCCAACTCGCGCGATCGCAATCAAAAACACAAGAGGATAAAACCCATGCAACTTCAGAACTCCAGCTTCAAGCTTGACGAACAAGCACCAGCAATGACTCCTGTCGAAGCCGTCCAAAATTGGCTGGTCAAGCAGTTGTCCGAGCAACTATCTCTCGATCCCAAAACGATAAACGTTACCGAACCGTTGACCCGCTACGGACTCGATTCTATCGATGCCGTGACGATGGTGGGCGACTTGGAAGATTGGCTCGATCTAGAGCTTCCTTCTACGCTGTTCTGGGATCATCCGACCATTGAGAAGTCAGCTCAATATTTATGCGAGAACTTTGATTTGTCGAGTGCGTTAGGCGACGTTAAAACAGCCCAAGCAGAAGCTTCTGGTCAGGAAACAGCACAGCCAGCTTCTAGCGGAAAAAAGGGTTGGGGGGGTCTTTGGGGGCGTAAGTAATAAAATCAGTAATCAGGATAAGGGCGCACGGCGATGCGCCCGTACTATTTGAGAAATTTAACTTTTTTCTTTTTTCTCTTATCTCCACCGTCCTGCGGGCGGGAGCGCTAATCACCAATCCCATATTGCAGAGCCTTGAATTACTCTGACTTTTCCTTTTGGCTTATTTTAATCGGATTTGCTATTCCCTATTTCGGGATACGCTATCTTGCGAAGACACTCAATCTTTGGCGAGATAGCTTTGACAGCATCGGACTGATGGTTTGGTCGCTAATGCTGTTTTTGAATACCGATCGCATTAGCTTCGCTGTCTTTGTCTTCGAGGTCGTCTTCAATTACA
It includes:
- a CDS encoding acyl-CoA dehydrogenase; amino-acid sequence: MHELKQYWVAQTLEKDLGDPLAPDSIMSFRRVIEIDESEEFPHQEIDWLYKWKLQHYYVPANCSGKFTSFEEFVAFVRVLSRRDQTIGIAFTTLFWSFLTWMAGSEEQKQKLARYIMDECGAMCLGYSEREHGSDLVGGELTATKVPGGYLLNGEKWPINRATISGIAYILAKTEPAGGPKCLTLFMVDKRELDPSQYYNLPKILTHGIRASDMSGIGFKDCFVPDSMRLKEEGDGLELALKGFQITRMLCAAFSHGAADTALRTTLNFATNRVLYGKKAIDLPQPRKTLVDAFLDILICECETIGAARGFHIIPEQFSVWASVVKYFVTVRLETMVNSVYVVLGSRFYFREEHDYGIFQKVLRDNSIISMFDGSTIVNLHALILQLRQLSKYRARRKPQTMAEIRSRLETIFSLNKPVPTFEPQKLELFGRGMDDPLQGLEIALQQLEGLKEDTDLDPAVLAKLLDLGNLVLEELNAHDEQIANSKFEFGHEQSPELFEIAKKYCTLHAAAACLHMWLYNRKNLGDFFAKGEWLVLSLHRLLRSLRPLPYFICEPYVENVAQELLKLYREDKLFSIVPFQLARSQSKTQEDKTHATSELQLQA
- a CDS encoding acyl carrier protein, encoding MTPVEAVQNWLVKQLSEQLSLDPKTINVTEPLTRYGLDSIDAVTMVGDLEDWLDLELPSTLFWDHPTIEKSAQYLCENFDLSSALGDVKTAQAEASGQETAQPASSGKKGWGGLWGRK